Within the Candidatus Binatia bacterium genome, the region GCGATGTGGTCGAGCATGGCCGCGACGTTTAAAGACGACCCGAACGTGATCCTCGCCCCTTGGGGTGAGACGACGGTCGGCTGGAAGTGCTTCATGCGCAAAGGCTGCGACAATCAGGCGACCTACGGCCCGAGCAATGCGTTCTACCGCACGGCCGCGATGCAACAGGCGGTCAACCTCATGCGCAAGGCGGGGTACACCGGGGTTATCTCGATTCCGTGCATAGATTATGCGAACGCGTGCGGCAAGATCGACGGATCGAAATACAATGGATCGACCTGGCTCGAGTCGCGGCCGAAGGATCCGCAGCATCAGCTGATTGCCGAGGCCCACGTCTACGGCAAGAACCTCTGCGATACGGTGGACTGCTTCAACTCCAGCATGCGCCCGATCACGAACGTCGTGCCGATGATCTTCGGCGAGACCGGCGAGACCTACGACGGCAGCGACTGCGACGCGAGCTACATCAAGACGTTCATGACCTGGGCCGACGCGCACGGCGTCGGCTACGAGGCCTGGACGTGGGATGCGTGGGGAGGCTGCGGCGTGCTCATCGAGGATTACGACGGAACGCCGTCGTCGCCGTGGGCGACCTGGGTGCAGCAACACTATATCGGCAGTTGACGCCTTCGCAGGAACAGCGGCGCGCGCTGCGCTTCGTCGCGATCGTCGGCGTCGTCAACCTCTTCGCCGACTTCACGTATGAAGGTGCGCGCGGAGTCGGCGGCGCCTTTCTCGGTCATCTCGGCGCGAACGGCGCCGCCGTCGGCGCGATTGCCGGCGGCGGCGAGCTGGCCGGGTACGCAATTCGCTTCGCGGCCGGCGCGATTGCCGATCGCGCCGGTCTCTACTGGATCGAGATCTGGGCCGGATACGCGATCAACATGCTCTGCGTGCCGGCGCTCGCACTCGCCGGCAGTTGGCCCGCTGCGGCCGGTTTGATGATCGGCGAGCGCGTCGGGCGCGGCATACGCAAGCCGGCGACCTCGGCGATGCTCGCCGAGGCCGGAACGCACGTGGGAAGCGGGCGCGTCTTCGGGATCAACGAGGCGCTCGATCAGACCGGCGCGACGCTCGGCCCGCTCCTCGTCGCGTTCGCGATCGCGCGCGGCGGCTTCACGATCGGCTTTGCGGCGCTGCTCGTTCCCGCGCTGCTCACGTTGGCGTTTCTCGGCGTCGCAACGATTGCGGGACGGCCGTTCGTGCCTGCCCCGGCTCGCGATGGCGGCCGCGGCGACGCGGTGCTCGACCGCGCGGCCTTCCGGCGATACGCGATCGGCGGCGCGCTCGTCGCGGCGGGCTACGTGGACTTCGCGTTGATCGCCTTTCGCTTTCAGCGCGATCACGTCGCCGGCGCCCCCGCGATCTCGATCTGGTTCGCGGTGGCGATGGCCGTCGGCGCGATTGCCGCGCCGATTCTCGGACGCTGCTTCGACCGCTGGGGCAATGCCACGATCGTCATCGCGCTCGCCGTCGCGTCGGCCGCGACGCCGCTCGTCTTCCTCGGCCGAGGGGCGTTCGCGGAGAGCGGCATCGTGCTATGGGGGCTCGGCCTGGCAGCGCAGAGCGCGCCGCTGCTCGCGCTCGTCGCGAGCGTTAGCGCGCAGCGAAGAAGGGCGACCGCATTCGGCCTCTACGACCTCGTCTTCGGAGCGGCGTGGTTTGCGGGAAGCGCGGTAGCCGGTCTTCTCCTCGACCGATCCCTTCTCGCGCTCGCAATATACTCGACGGCGCTGCAATTGAGCGCGATACCGTTCTTTGCGGTCAGGAGCGGTAATTCTCACGTTCTTCCGCGGTGATTCTCAGATCGTGCGTACGATTGGCCGGTGAAGGAGCTTGCCGGGAAGCTAGCCCGAGGGTTGGCCGCGTCCGCGGGCGCTGCATTTCTGACCGCCTGCGGCGTTTCGATGCTGCCATCCGCGGCGACGCCCGCGTCCCCTTCGGATCCCCCGAAGGTCAGCCGATACATTTACGTCGCAGACCGGTCGCGTAAGAAGCTCCTGGTCTATCCCGCGTACGAACCGAATCCGCAGCCGATTCGCGTCGTCGGGAAGGCCGATGGAATCGTCCAACCCGGTGGCGTCGCGGTCGATCCATCCGGCAACGTCTACGTCGCAAACGGCGACGGCGACGACGTCCTCGAGTTCACGTCGGGTGCCGCCGCGTTCGTAAAGAAATTCACGGTGCAACTTAGCCATCCGGTGAACGTCACGGTCGACGACGGCGGCACGGTCTACGTCGTGGACCAAAACGATCACTACCCCGGCGGCGCGAACTCGGCCGTCGTCGAGTATCCGAAGGGCTCGACCCAACCGAACATGGTGCTGCTCGATCCGAGCCCGGCCCTGCATCCGCTGCGCGGCGTCGCGGTGGACGAGCACGGTCACGTCTGGGCATCGACGAGCGAGAGCACCGATATCTGGCCGCCGCCGAAGGGCGACTGCCAAGCGCCGCCCGACAACGAGGTCTACGAGTTCATCTTTCCGACGCTCATGATCATCGCAAAGCTTCGCGCGAACACGCAAGTGTGGGGGCTCGCGCTCGAGCACGAGCGGCTCTACGCGTCGGATTTTTGCAGCGGCAGCGTGCAGAAGTATCGCACGTCGACGCAACGGCACACCGGGGCGGTGCGGAGCTCGTTCGCGGAACCGATCTACCAAACGATCAGCCGCGACCATCTGCTCGTCGTTCCCTGCGCGGGCGGACGGTCGAACGGCTACGTCGCGGTAATAGCAAGGTCCGCCGCGATCGTTACGATCACCGGCGGACTTGTCAAACCTATCGGGGCCGCCGCCGGCCCCTAAGGTTGTATTGACAACCGTCGATGCAAGAGATAGCATTGACGGGTGTCGATGCAACGTTGCTCTGCGCCTGCGAGGGTGAGTAGAAGGGACTTTAGGCCGACCGCCGAGCTCCTGAGGGCCGTTGCGGATCCTTACCGGCTCGTTATGCTTGCCACGCTCGCTGCCAGCGAGCACGAGGTTTGCGTCTGCGACTTTACCGACGCGCTGCCCTTGAATCAGCCTACCGTCTCACATCACCTTCGTACTTTGCGCGAGGCCGGCTTGGTAGCGTGCGAACGCCGCGGAACGTGGGTGTATTACCAACTCGCGCCTGGCGCGGCAGAACGCCTCAGCGCTGCGCTGGGAGCGATTTTCCGAACGAAAGCCTACGATGCTGCTTCGGCGTAGCGCCGCAGAAGCGCTCGGCACCGCGTTCCTTTTGGCGGCGGTCGTTGGGTCGGGAATCATGGCGGAACGGCTGAGCGGCGGAAATCAGGCGATCGCGCTTCTCGCGAACACGCTGGCGACGGGAGCTGCCGTTGCGTCGCTAATTGCGGCGATTGGGCCGGTGTCGGGCGCTCATTTTAATCCGGCGGTCTCTTTCGCAGACGCCTTGCGCGGCGGTCTTCCGTGGCGCGAGGTCCCGGCGTATTGGACTGCGCAGGTCCTTGGCTCGCTGGCCGGCGTCGCAGTCGCAAACGCGATGTTCGGCTTGCCGATCTTCTTTATTTCCCATCATGCGCGCAGCGGACTCGGCCAGTGGTTAGGTGAGTTCGTGGCGACGTTCGGCCTCGTCTTGGTGATCTGGGGGTGCGTGAGAGCGCGCTCACCTCTCGTCGCAACGGCGGTAGCGGCGTATATCGCAGCCGCCTACTGGTTCACGTCGTCCACTTCATTTGCTAATCCGGCGGTCACGATTGCTCGCGGACTGAGCGACACGTTCGCCGGGATCAGACCTCAAGACGCTCCGGAGTTCATCGTCGCGCAGTTTCTCGGGGCCGCTTGCGCGAGCGCTGCCTTTGGATGGCTGTCACCTATCGAGCTGCAATCAAACTGAGAAGATGAAACGCAACGTGCTCTTTATCTGCGTGCATAACAGCGCGCGCAGCCAAATGGCGGAAGCCTTCCTGAACGAACTTTGCGCA harbors:
- a CDS encoding metalloregulator ArsR/SmtB family transcription factor, translating into MQRCSAPARVSRRDFRPTAELLRAVADPYRLVMLATLAASEHEVCVCDFTDALPLNQPTVSHHLRTLREAGLVACERRGTWVYYQLAPGAAERLSAALGAIFRTKAYDAASA
- a CDS encoding MIP/aquaporin family protein, which gives rise to MLLRRSAAEALGTAFLLAAVVGSGIMAERLSGGNQAIALLANTLATGAAVASLIAAIGPVSGAHFNPAVSFADALRGGLPWREVPAYWTAQVLGSLAGVAVANAMFGLPIFFISHHARSGLGQWLGEFVATFGLVLVIWGCVRARSPLVATAVAAYIAAAYWFTSSTSFANPAVTIARGLSDTFAGIRPQDAPEFIVAQFLGAACASAAFGWLSPIELQSN
- a CDS encoding cellulase family glycosylhydrolase; the encoded protein is MNARLPALLAILIVTACSGGPGSGAMPARSGAIAPLSGTSLSGIHVSGKHLVDGYGHVLHLQGVNRSGTEYACVQGWGIFDGPSDAYSVAAIATWKVNIVRVLLNEDCWLGINGIDSQYAGQNYINAIVAYVNLLHQYGMYAEVSLIWGAPGTYQATYQPAAPDEDHSPAMWSSMAATFKDDPNVILAPWGETTVGWKCFMRKGCDNQATYGPSNAFYRTAAMQQAVNLMRKAGYTGVISIPCIDYANACGKIDGSKYNGSTWLESRPKDPQHQLIAEAHVYGKNLCDTVDCFNSSMRPITNVVPMIFGETGETYDGSDCDASYIKTFMTWADAHGVGYEAWTWDAWGGCGVLIEDYDGTPSSPWATWVQQHYIGS
- a CDS encoding MFS transporter, producing the protein MTPSQEQRRALRFVAIVGVVNLFADFTYEGARGVGGAFLGHLGANGAAVGAIAGGGELAGYAIRFAAGAIADRAGLYWIEIWAGYAINMLCVPALALAGSWPAAAGLMIGERVGRGIRKPATSAMLAEAGTHVGSGRVFGINEALDQTGATLGPLLVAFAIARGGFTIGFAALLVPALLTLAFLGVATIAGRPFVPAPARDGGRGDAVLDRAAFRRYAIGGALVAAGYVDFALIAFRFQRDHVAGAPAISIWFAVAMAVGAIAAPILGRCFDRWGNATIVIALAVASAATPLVFLGRGAFAESGIVLWGLGLAAQSAPLLALVASVSAQRRRATAFGLYDLVFGAAWFAGSAVAGLLLDRSLLALAIYSTALQLSAIPFFAVRSGNSHVLPR